A genomic segment from Bos mutus isolate GX-2022 chromosome 14, NWIPB_WYAK_1.1, whole genome shotgun sequence encodes:
- the DGAT1 gene encoding diacylglycerol O-acyltransferase 1 produces the protein MGDRGGAGGSRRRRTGSRPSIQGGSGPAAAEEEVRDVGAGGDAPVRDTDKDGDVDVGSGHWDLRCHRLQDSLFSSDSGFSNYRGILNWCVVMLILSNARLFLENLIKYGILVDPIQVVSLFLKDPYSWPALCLVIVANIFAVAAFQVEKRLAVGALTEQAGLLLHGVNLATILCFPAAVAFLLESITPVGSVLALMVYTILFLKLFSYRDVNLWCRERRAGAKAKAALAGKKANGGAAQRTVSYPDNLTYRDLYYFLFAPTLCYELNFPRSPRIRKRFLLRRLLEMLFLTQLQVGLIQQWMVPAIQNSMKPFKDMDYSRIVERLLKLAVPNHLIWLIFFYWLFHSCLNAVAELMQFGDREFYRDWWNSESITYFWQNWNIPVHKWCIRHFYKPMLRRGSSKWAARTAVFLASAFFHEYLVSIPLRMFRLWAFTGMMAQIPLAWIVGRFFRGNYGNAAVWLSLIIGQPVAVLMYVPRLLRAQP, from the exons ATGGGCGACCGCGGCGGCGCGGGCGGCTCCCGGCGCCGGAGGACGGGGTCGCGGCCTTCGATCCAGGGCGGCAGTGGGCCCGCGGCAGCGGAAGAGGAGGTGCGGGATGTGGGCGCCGGAGGGGACGCGCCGGTCCGGGACACAGACAAGGACGGAGACGTAGACGTGGGCAGCGGCCACTGGGACCTGAG GTGTCACCGCCTGCAGGATTCCCTGTTCAGTTCTGACAGTGGCTTCAGCAACTACCGTGGCATCCTGAATTGGTGTGTGGTGATGCTG ATCTTAAGCAACGCACGGTTATTTCTAGAGAACCTCATCAA GTATGGCATCCTGGTGGACCCCATCCAGGTGGTGTCTCTGTTCCTGAAGGACCCCTACAGCTGGCCAGCTCTGTGCCTGGTCATTG TGGCCAATATCTTTGCCGTGGCTGCGTTCCAGGTGGAAAAGCGCCTGGCCGTG GGAGCCCTGACGGAGCAGGCGGGGCTGCTGCTGCACGGGGTCAACCTGGCCACCATTCTCTGCTTCCCAGCGGCCGTGGCCTTTCTCCTCGAGTCTATCACTCCAG TGGGCTCCGTGCTGGCCCTGATGGTCTACACCATCCTCTTCCTCAAGCTGTTCTCCTACCGGGACGTCAACCTCTGGTGCCGAGAGCGCAGGGCTGGGGCCAAGGCCAAGGCTG CTTTGGCAGGTAAGAAGGCCAACGGGGGAGCTGCCCAGCGCACCGTGAGCTACCCCGACAACCTGACCTACCGCG ATCTCTACTACTTCCTCTTCGCCCCCACCCTGTGCTACGAGCTCAACTTCCCCCGCTCCCCCCGCATCCGAAAGCGCTTCCTGCTGCGGcgactcctggagatg CTGTTCCTCACCCAGCTCCAGGTGGGGCTGATCCAGCAG TGGATGGTCCCGGCCATCCAGAACTCCATGAAGCCCTTCAAG GACATGGACTACTCCCGCATCGTGGAGCGCCTCCTGAAGCTGGCG GTCCCCAACCACCTCATCTGGCTCATCTTCTTCTACTGGCTCTTCCACTCCTGCCTGAACGCCGTGGCCGAGCTCATGCAGTTTGGAGACCGCGAGTTCTACCGGGACTGGTG GAACTCCGAGTCCATCACCTACTTCTGGCAGAACTGGAACATCCCTGTTCACAAGTGGTGCATCAG ACATTTCTACAAGCCCATGCTCCGGCGGGGCAGCAGCAAGTGGGCAGCCAGGACGGCAGTGTTTCTGGCCTCCGCCTTCTTCCACGAG TACCTGGTGAGCATCCCCCTGCGCATGTTCCGCCTCTGGGCCTTCACCGGCATGATGGCGCAG ATCCCGCTGGCCTGGATAGTGGGCCGCTTCTTCCGCGGCAACTACGGCAACGCGGCCGTGTGGCTGTCACTCATCATCGGGCAGCCGGTGGCCGTCCTGATGTACGTCCCACGACTACTACGTGCTCAACCGTGA